The following is a genomic window from Streptomyces sp. BHT-5-2.
CCGCGGTCGGCGGAGTGGGCGCCGGTCACGGCGCCGCCGGGCGGCTGGTCGGCGGGCCCGGGCCGACGCGGGCCGGGTGCGACGCCGTTGGCCAGGGCGAGCGCGTCGGCGAAGTCGTCGCCGAACGGGTCGCCGCGCTCCCCGTCGGTCATTCCGCGGGCCGCGCTTCGTCAGCCGGGGCACCGGAACCGGCCGCGCGCGCAGCGGCGGCCTCCTCGGCGGCGGCTTCGGCCGCCCAGCGGTCGGCCAGCGCGCCGATCCGCCGCGACAGCTCCGCCACATCGCCACCTTGCCGGCCCGCCGCGTAACCGATCAGAAAGGTCGTCAGCGGCGCGGCCGGGCGGGCCACGCCGTGCGCCGCGTCCCGCGCGAGGTCGAGGAGTGCCGCCGTGTCGACATCCAGGTCGATGCCGAGTTCGGCCTTGACTGCGGTGATCCATTCGTCCAGCACGTGTCCATGCTCCCTGATCCGGGCGCGCGCCGTGCCCAGGTCCTCCCAGGTGTCGCAGTCGAAGGACGCCGTGGACGTGGGATCCGGGACGCGGACGAGCGCCAACGCGGACAGCAGGGGGCGCAGCGGCAGGCCGGTCAGGGTGCCGTGCGCGGTCCGCAGCCGGTCCAGTTCGCGGCGCAGCGGGGCCGCGCGGTAGGCGGCCACCAGCGGCTGGTCCCGCCCTTCGGCGTCGCGCAGCAGTGCCCCGTCCCGGGGCGTGTCGCCCCCGGCGGTCGCCGCCTCCAGGAGGGCGCGCACCGTCCCGGCCGTCAGGAACGGCAGATCGGCTGAGAGAACCAGCACCGTGGGGGCGGTGGTGTGCCGCAGTCCGGCGTCGAGCGCGGCGAGCGGGCCGCCGCCGGGCGGGTCTTCGAGGGCCTGGACCACGGGGCGCGCGGTCGGACGGGCTGGGCCTACGACGACGCTGACCGCAGCGTCGGGGCAGGCGGCCAGCACCCGGTCCAGCAGAGCGCGGCCGCCGACCGGAAGGGCGGGTTTGTCCGCCCCACCGAGCCGTCGGGCCGCGCCGCCGGCCAACACGATCGCGTCGTGGTCGGTGTGGTCGTTCACCCCTTGAGTATGGCCGGGGACGTCGCGCTCACCCCGCCGCCGACCGTCTTCGTTTCACGTGAAACAACGTCACAGCGAGCGCAGCAGCAGCGCGGGCCGCTCCACACAGTCGGCCACAAAACGCAGGAAGCCGCCGGCGGTGCCGCCGTCGCACACCCGGTGGTCGAAAGTGAACGAGAGCTGGACCACCTGCCGGACCGCCAACTCCCCTTCGTGCACCCAGGGTTTGGCGGCGATCCGGCCGACGCCGAGCATCGCCGCCTCGGGGTGGTTGAGGATCGGGGTGGAGCCGTCGACTCCGAAGACACCGTAGTTGTTGAGGGTGAACGTGCCGTGCGACAGCTCGGCGGGGGAGAGCCTGCCGGCCCGCGCGGCATCGGTGAGCCGGGCCATCTCGGCGGACAGCTGCTCGGCCGTGCGGTCCTGGGCGTCCCGGACGACCGGCACCACCAGACCGCGGTCGGTCTGCGCCGCGAAACCCAGATGAACCGCCGGCAGCCGGACGATCTCCTGCGCTGCGGTGTCGACGGTGGCGTTGAGCTCGGGGAAGCGGGCGAGCGCGGCCGTACAGATTCGGGCCAGCAGCGCCAGCAGCGACACTTTGGGAGCGCCGGGTGCGTTCATCGCCCGGCGGGCGGCGAGGAGTTCGGTGGCGTCGGCGTCCACCCAGCAGGTCGCGTCCGGGATCTCGCGGCGGCTGCGGCTGAACTTCTCGGCCGCCACGCCCCGCATGCCCTTGAGCGGGATCCGCTCCTCGCCGGGAACGGTCCCGGTCGCGGCGACGACGGCACCATGTGCGTCCCGCGCCCGGATCGCGGATTCGACGTCCGTGCGCAGGATGAGGCCGTCCCGCCCGGTGCCCCGGATCTCCCGCAGATCCAGGTCGTGTTCGCGGGCGATGCGGCGCACCAGCGGGGAGATGACGGCCACCGTGCGGGCGCCGTCGGCCGTCGCCGTGGCAGGGGCTGCACCGTTGGCGGTGGCGAGGGGCGCGGGCTCGGCCGGCCGGGGCGCGGGCGCCGGCTGGATCCTGCGCCGCCGGGCCGTGGCGGCGCTGGTGCCGTAGCCGACCAGGACGTTCCCCGACCCGGAGTCCGCCGGCTCTTCGGCGCCGGGAGCCGGCGGCGTCGGGTTCGGCACCGCGGCGGGGCCGGGACCGGTCGTTCCGTCTCCGGCGCGAGCGTCCGGTGCCGCGCCCACCGCGACCGTCACCAGGGGCGCCCCCACCGGGACCTCGGCCCCCTCCGCGCCGAAGCGGGCGGTGACCACCCCGCCGTACGGGCACGGCACCTCGACCATCGCCTTGGCGGTCTCGACCTCCACCACCGGCTGGTCGACGGCCACCACCTCGCCGACCTCGACCAGCCACCGCACGATCACCGCCTCGGTGAG
Proteins encoded in this region:
- a CDS encoding NTP transferase domain-containing protein, giving the protein MNDHTDHDAIVLAGGAARRLGGADKPALPVGGRALLDRVLAACPDAAVSVVVGPARPTARPVVQALEDPPGGGPLAALDAGLRHTTAPTVLVLSADLPFLTAGTVRALLEAATAGGDTPRDGALLRDAEGRDQPLVAAYRAAPLRRELDRLRTAHGTLTGLPLRPLLSALALVRVPDPTSTASFDCDTWEDLGTARARIREHGHVLDEWITAVKAELGIDLDVDTAALLDLARDAAHGVARPAAPLTTFLIGYAAGRQGGDVAELSRRIGALADRWAAEAAAEEAAAARAAGSGAPADEARPAE
- a CDS encoding dihydrolipoamide acetyltransferase family protein, which translates into the protein MAVVREFTLPDLGEGLTEAVIVRWLVEVGEVVAVDQPVVEVETAKAMVEVPCPYGGVVTARFGAEGAEVPVGAPLVTVAVGAAPDARAGDGTTGPGPAAVPNPTPPAPGAEEPADSGSGNVLVGYGTSAATARRRRIQPAPAPRPAEPAPLATANGAAPATATADGARTVAVISPLVRRIAREHDLDLREIRGTGRDGLILRTDVESAIRARDAHGAVVAATGTVPGEERIPLKGMRGVAAEKFSRSRREIPDATCWVDADATELLAARRAMNAPGAPKVSLLALLARICTAALARFPELNATVDTAAQEIVRLPAVHLGFAAQTDRGLVVPVVRDAQDRTAEQLSAEMARLTDAARAGRLSPAELSHGTFTLNNYGVFGVDGSTPILNHPEAAMLGVGRIAAKPWVHEGELAVRQVVQLSFTFDHRVCDGGTAGGFLRFVADCVERPALLLRSL